One genomic window of Micromonospora sp. WMMD1128 includes the following:
- a CDS encoding amino acid permease — MATPSPTGGASLRRDLSGRQLRMIGLGGAIGTGLFLGSGQAISTAGPAVTIAYAIGGAVAVTLAYALARMIAAHPEVGGFGGMAERYLGRGPAFAQRWWYWIAQVVNIGGEALAVGIYLKLWWPELPLWVPAVLFATLVLVVNSFTVGVFGEFEYWFAMIKVIAIVVFVGLGAVAVFVGLGGRPATGLSAWTDHGGFAPHGMSGIWLGMVLVTFSYMGTEALAVAAGEARTAGRDVVSATRGVVLRLLLFYVLGTAVVVSIVPWTEAAAGGSVDASPFVRLFDIAGVPAAVHVMNLVVLTAALSAMNTNVYVASRTLYGLAGSGQAPRVFGRVNRRGVPLPALLVSGAGLLLAALLAAVVPERAFLALVGLSLSGAVLTWILILATYLAYRRAERPADPVLAGAVVLAIVVLAAVLVTMAVSDTFSVPVLSGAPLLLAVLVAYAVHARHRRSVGVPEPDAAEPVGAR; from the coding sequence ATGGCCACCCCATCCCCGACCGGCGGCGCATCGCTGCGCCGGGACCTCTCCGGACGCCAGCTGAGAATGATCGGCCTCGGCGGCGCGATCGGCACCGGGCTCTTTCTCGGATCCGGACAGGCGATCTCGACCGCCGGCCCGGCGGTCACCATCGCCTACGCGATCGGTGGCGCCGTCGCCGTGACCCTCGCCTACGCGCTCGCCCGCATGATCGCCGCGCATCCCGAGGTGGGCGGATTCGGTGGGATGGCCGAGCGGTACCTGGGCCGGGGCCCCGCCTTCGCCCAGCGCTGGTGGTACTGGATCGCCCAGGTCGTGAACATCGGCGGTGAGGCGCTCGCGGTCGGCATCTACCTGAAGCTGTGGTGGCCGGAGTTGCCCCTGTGGGTGCCCGCGGTGCTGTTCGCGACGCTCGTGCTGGTGGTCAACTCGTTCACGGTCGGCGTGTTCGGCGAGTTCGAGTACTGGTTCGCGATGATCAAGGTGATCGCGATCGTGGTCTTCGTCGGCCTGGGCGCCGTCGCCGTCTTCGTCGGCCTCGGCGGTCGGCCGGCGACCGGGTTGTCGGCCTGGACCGACCATGGCGGCTTCGCGCCGCACGGCATGAGCGGCATCTGGCTCGGCATGGTGCTGGTGACCTTCAGCTACATGGGCACCGAGGCGCTCGCCGTGGCCGCGGGCGAGGCGCGCACCGCCGGCCGGGACGTCGTCTCCGCCACCCGCGGCGTGGTGCTGCGGCTGCTGCTGTTCTACGTCCTCGGCACCGCCGTCGTCGTCTCGATCGTGCCGTGGACCGAGGCGGCGGCGGGCGGCTCGGTCGACGCCAGCCCGTTCGTCCGGCTGTTCGACATCGCCGGGGTGCCGGCCGCGGTGCACGTCATGAACCTCGTGGTGCTGACCGCCGCGCTGTCCGCGATGAACACGAACGTCTACGTCGCCAGCCGCACGCTGTACGGACTGGCCGGCAGCGGCCAGGCCCCGCGGGTGTTCGGCCGGGTCAACAGGCGCGGCGTTCCGCTCCCCGCGCTGCTGGTCTCCGGCGCCGGGCTGCTGTTGGCCGCTCTGCTCGCGGCGGTCGTCCCGGAGCGGGCCTTCCTCGCGCTGGTCGGGCTCTCCCTGTCGGGGGCGGTGCTGACCTGGATCCTCATCCTCGCCACCTACCTCGCCTACCGCCGTGCGGAACGCCCGGCGGACCCCGTGCTGGCCGGGGCCGTGGTGCTGGCCATCGTCGTCCTGGCCGCGGTGCTGGTGACCATGGCGGTCAGCGACACCTTCAGCGTGCCGGTGCTCAGCGGGGCGCCGCTGCTGCTGGCGGTCCTGGTGGCGTACGCGGTCCACGCCCGGCATCGCCGGTCGGTCGGGGTGCCGGAGCCGGACGCCGCCGAGCCCGTCGGGGCACGGTGA
- a CDS encoding pyridoxal-phosphate dependent enzyme yields MTGPGLATPPPRAALVSLLVGDTPVASVPVTAGGREGMLRLKLESFNPCGSIKDRTAVALFDSVTDQLDPVSGIVESTSGNLGVALAALSSAANVPFTAVVDPRTPAYAVRQLHRLGASVVVATDEDGRGGYLLSRLETVERMLAERPTLRWTNQYENPANPGAHEGGTAPELARQVPADTVVLVAVSTGGTLAGMRSYAARATKWTVVGVDVPGSYAVGHTEGPRLLSGIGSSKHSGFVAAGDGPIERVRPADAVAACVWLLEQTGIGVGASSGALVAAALRLIERDRLSDVVCVCADGAGNYLDTVYSPAWRAVHGLGAEPPAAACGPVEWSSA; encoded by the coding sequence ATGACCGGTCCCGGCCTCGCCACCCCGCCACCACGTGCCGCGTTGGTCTCGCTGCTGGTGGGCGACACCCCCGTGGCCTCCGTGCCGGTGACGGCCGGCGGCCGTGAGGGGATGCTGCGGCTCAAACTCGAGTCGTTCAACCCGTGCGGATCGATCAAGGACCGCACCGCCGTCGCCCTGTTCGACTCCGTCACCGACCAGCTCGACCCGGTCAGCGGCATCGTCGAGTCCACGTCGGGCAATCTCGGCGTGGCCCTGGCCGCGCTGTCGTCGGCCGCGAACGTGCCGTTCACCGCGGTCGTCGACCCGCGCACCCCGGCCTACGCGGTCCGCCAGCTGCACCGCCTCGGCGCCTCGGTGGTGGTGGCCACCGACGAGGACGGCCGGGGCGGCTACCTGCTCAGCCGACTTGAGACGGTCGAACGGATGCTCGCCGAGCGGCCCACCCTGCGCTGGACCAACCAGTACGAGAATCCCGCCAACCCGGGCGCGCACGAGGGCGGCACCGCGCCGGAACTGGCCCGGCAGGTTCCCGCCGACACCGTCGTCCTGGTCGCCGTCTCCACCGGCGGCACCCTGGCCGGGATGCGCAGCTACGCCGCCCGCGCGACGAAGTGGACGGTCGTCGGTGTCGACGTGCCGGGCTCGTACGCGGTCGGGCACACCGAGGGGCCGCGGCTGCTGTCCGGCATCGGCTCCAGCAAACACTCCGGTTTCGTCGCCGCGGGCGACGGTCCGATCGAACGGGTCCGTCCCGCCGACGCGGTCGCCGCCTGTGTCTGGCTGCTGGAGCAGACCGGCATCGGGGTGGGCGCCAGCTCGGGCGCCCTGGTGGCGGCGGCCCTGCGGCTGATCGAGCGGGACCGGCTGAGCGACGTCGTCTGCGTCTGCGCCGACGGCGCCGGCAACTACCTGGACACGGTCTACTCACCGGCCTGGCGGGCGGTGCACGGGCTCGGCGCGGAACCGCCGGCCGCCGCCTGCGGTCCGGTGGAATGGAGTAGCGCGTGA
- a CDS encoding diiron oxygenase, which yields MTAEPMRDWFDRAGVRVDPRRVLTDELDGGKVLFPARLIPYLGHRLVDRLDDEARAALVARHTYHYFAFTAHFETRVVNRATEMLANGRADVPLRRDVRFDAYKIYCDEAYHALYSFDVVRQLESANRVAALPYDFTPFLNRLDGISSDVMPRRGTLPQLLQVVVFETLVTTLLAELPNDPDLVGLVRETVRDHARDEGRHHAFFAHLFRELWAGLDPAARRETARCLPRLIGHSLRPDLRPARANLAAAGLTPAQVEEVVRDVYHPDSVRRGAREQAVQSVKLFRSCGVLDLPEGLDAFHEEGLL from the coding sequence GTGACCGCGGAACCGATGCGGGACTGGTTCGACCGCGCGGGCGTGCGGGTGGATCCGCGCCGGGTGCTCACCGACGAGCTGGACGGCGGGAAGGTGCTCTTCCCGGCCCGGCTGATCCCCTACCTCGGCCACCGACTGGTGGACCGCCTGGACGACGAGGCCCGGGCGGCGTTGGTCGCCCGGCACACCTACCACTACTTCGCGTTCACGGCCCACTTCGAGACGAGGGTCGTCAACCGGGCCACGGAGATGCTCGCGAACGGCCGGGCGGACGTGCCGTTGCGCCGGGACGTCCGGTTCGACGCCTACAAGATCTACTGCGACGAGGCGTACCACGCGCTCTACTCGTTCGACGTGGTGCGACAGTTGGAGTCGGCGAACCGGGTCGCGGCACTGCCGTACGACTTCACCCCGTTCCTGAACCGTCTCGACGGCATCTCGTCCGACGTCATGCCGCGCCGCGGGACGCTGCCGCAACTGTTGCAGGTCGTCGTCTTCGAGACGCTGGTGACCACCCTGCTGGCCGAGTTGCCGAACGACCCCGACCTGGTCGGGCTGGTTCGCGAGACGGTCCGCGACCACGCCCGGGACGAGGGTAGGCACCACGCCTTCTTCGCCCACCTGTTCCGCGAGTTGTGGGCGGGGCTCGACCCGGCCGCACGCCGGGAGACCGCCAGATGTCTGCCCCGGTTGATCGGGCACAGCCTGCGGCCGGACCTGCGGCCCGCACGGGCCAACCTGGCCGCCGCGGGACTCACCCCCGCGCAGGTCGAAGAGGTGGTACGTGACGTCTACCACCCGGATTCCGTGCGGCGGGGCGCACGCGAGCAGGCCGTCCAATCCGTCAAACTGTTCCGCTCCTGCGGTGTGCTCGACCTGCCCGAGGGGCTCGACGCCTTCCACGAGGAGGGACTCCTGTGA